AAGATTTGAACATCAGCAGAAATCCCATATAATCACACATTTTATCAGGGCTTAGAAAATCCACCTAAGTGTGAGATACTAAGATCATCTGCTTTATCGCTCCACCTGAAATTGTAACCAGAATGAGGAAGATAGAATCCTTTTATTTTACTTACATAAATTTTAAAGTGTCTCATGCTAATACCAGTTCCATCTTCTCCTGAGCTGATAAtgtttttttccccttttctttGTCCATGTTATCTGAATCAGATATGTGCAAGAGTCTGGGAGTTCATCTTTTAACAATGCTCGGGCATCTCATAGTATCGGAAGGCTGTGTAACTTAGTGCGGGTATGTGTCTTCATCTGCATTTCACTTGCATTCTACATTACTTACTTTTCTTATTCTAAATGCTTTTTTTATCCTATAAACCTGTGTTTGTTCTGCTCAGGAAAATGATGAATTTTATGAGGCTACATCATCAAAGTTTTTGTCAGAAAGTACATACTCTGTCACCATTCATTCAGCTGCTGCGAGAATACTTCTCAGCTGCTCTTTAGCTTGGATGGTTAGCTAATTATTttgtttgattgctaattaatttcCATATTGTTCAATCTTGAATATCTGTGCAAGTCTGCTCGCTTTTGGTTACCCGTGGATAATCTGCGTCTAATCCTTCTGCAGTATCCTCATGTTTTTGATGATGCTGTCCTGGACAATATTAAAACTTGGGTGATGGAGGATCCTGTAATTTCTGGTGATGAGTACAATTGGAGTCAAGAATTGGGGAGTAACAAGCCTACAGATTCTGAAATGCGGAGGACTTATGCTACTGGGCTTCTTGCTATATCACTGACCgggtatgtgacttgattgactGTATTCTAAGCTGTTACCTTTGCCTTTTTGTGTGATTTTATTCTTTTCATGATGATTTTTTCAGGGGTGCTCAAGTGGTAGAAGATATCTTAACATCAGGTTTGTCAGCAAAACTTATGCATTATTTGCGCATCAGAGTCCTTGGAGAGGCCAGTTCTAGTCAAAGGGATGCTAGTTTTCCAACAGAGGCTAGGCCTACAAAAAGTAGAGAAGAAAACAGAGGCAGATCACGACAGGTTATCGATACGTCTCATTTAGATAGTCCCAGGATTGCAGATGAAGCTTTTCTGGGTGATGCTAGTGCTGATAGAAATATTGCTATCAGGCAAGTGCATGGAGAAGTGTGTTGGGCAGATGATGGTGAGTCATTGAAATCTGAACTCACTGATTCTTCATCAGAAGTTGTTGGTACATGTGACATGGTTGAAGAAGACGCCAATCTTTCATGTGATGGATGTCAGAAGAGAAGTTTGCTTGATGGGAAGTCAAAATATGGTGATAGACATGTTGCAGACAGGTCTTCAAGAGATGAAGATGCCGATGAAAATGTGAGGGATGACTCATCAAGGCGAAGGTTCAACATGGAATGGTCAAGGACCAGAGGGAAAGGAATGTCTAATGAAGGTTCCTTAGAAAATAAATTGATTATTCCATCTCCTAGTTCTCGATTACAATCAGGTGGAATTGTTTGGGGTTCCTGTGATAGGAATATACCAAAAAATGAAGAGATCAAAAAAGTGGTTGATATGAAAGAGAATGCAAGAGGGATTGATGGTGATGCTTTTGTTGTGGGAGAGGATAATGATGATAGATTTAGAGAGTGCAATGTTGGCTCAAGGGATATATCTGAAATGGTAAAGAAAGCAACAAGAGCTGCGGAAGCAGAAGCTAGAGCAGCTAATGCACCTGCTGAGGCAATCAAAGCTGCAGGTGATGCAGCAGCTGAACTTGTCCAGACTGCTGCATTGGAGGTAGTCTATATTCTTTGATCGAAGCTTAGATTTTACTGTGTTTTCCCGCCAACAGTACCAATATACTaactgctctctttttttttttataggtttGGAAAAATACTAGTGACGAAGAAGCTGCAGTTTTCGCTGCTTCTGAAGCTGCATCTACTGTTGTGGATGCTGCAATAGCAACTGAGGTCTCGCGGTAACTTCACTTTGCTTTCCTCTCATGTCACTTCTAACTCATTGGATGTTTCATGCATTAAGTTCTTTTTGTTGAATGGTGGGATCTTGTGGTTTTTTTCAGGAGTTGTGGCAAGGTTGATGAGGATTTGATGGATGCAAAAGCTGTAGTACCCAAAGAGGATGAGGAACtggaagatttcattattttggATGGTGAATCTCTTGCACAGCTTAGAGAAAAATACTGCATTCAGTgtcttgaaattttgggagaatatGTTGAGGCTTTGGGACCCATTCTGCATGAGAAGGGTGTTGATGTCTGCCTTGCCTTGTTGCAACGCAATTTTAaagaagaggcacctgatcattTAGCATTGTTGCCTGAAGTTCTGAAACTAATTTGTGCCCTAGCTGCTCATCGGAAATTTGCTGCATTATTTGTGGATCGTGGTGGCATACAAAAACTTCTCTCTGTTCGTAGAGTCTCACAGAACTTCTTTGGTCTTTCATCTTGCTTATTTACCATTGGTACTCTTCAGGTAATGGCAAAGTATATTTGATATTGGAAGCTCATGTTCTCCGAGTTTTCTTCACCTTAATTATTTTACATGTACCATCTGTCATTGCTTAGAGATCATAATTCTCATAAAAACATGTGCAGGGTGTTATGGAACGTGTTTGTGCTCTTCCATCCAACGTGGTGAATCAGGTGGTTGATTTAGCACTTCAACTTCTAGAGTGCTCTGTAGATCAAGCTAGAAAAAATGCAGCTATTTTTTTCGCTTCTGCATTTGTCTTCAGAGCAGTCTTGGATTCCTTTGACACACAAGAGGGTCTACAGAAAATGTTAAATCTGTTACATGGTGCTGCATCCATTAGATCAGGTGGGAACTCTGGAACATTAGGTATGCCAAATGTAAATATCCGAAATGGTCGATCACCTGCAGAAGTCCTCACAACATCAGAAAAGCAGATTGCTTATCATACTTGTGTTGCATTACGTCAGTATTTCAGAGCCCATCTTCTCTTGCTTGTGGATTCTCTTCGTCCAAATAAAAGTAGTCGTGGTGTAGCTCGGAGTAATCCAAGTGCAAGGGCTGCATATAAACCACTGGACATCAGCAATGAGGCTATGGATTCAGTGTTTCTCCAGATACAGCGTGACAGGAAGCTCGGGCCTGCATTTGTGAGAGCTCGTTGGCCTGTGGTGGATAAGTTCTTAGCCTCCAATGGGCATATAACCATGTTGGAATTGTGTCAGGTACAAGTATGGTTGCTTGCTTTTTATTTTGATCCTTTCTCAATCGTAATTTCTGAAGTGATAGGACCTAATATGATGTGTCTTTACAGGCACCACCTGTTGAACGGTATCTGCATGATTTGGCACAATATGCATTGGGTGTTCTTCATGTTGTCACATTTGTACCCTACAGCCGGAAACTAATTGTTAATGCTACTTTGAGCAATGCCCGTGTAGGCATGGCAGTCATCTTGGATGCTGCCAATGGTGCTGGCTATGTAGATCCTGAGGTACAGTAGGATTTCATGACTCATTGCAGTAGTCTTGGAAATCAGCATCATGCTTAcacaatttttaaaatacatttagcttatttttcattatttttttgtgTGTTTGCCAGGTGATCCAGCCAGCATTAAATGTCTTGGTAAATCTGGTATGCCCTCCTCCTTCGATTAGTAATAAACTCCCTGTTCCTGCACAAGGTCAACAGTCTGCTTCAGCTCAAACATTAAATGGTCCCTCAGAGAATAGGGAGAGGCATTCTGAGAGATATGTCTCAGATCGTAGTGTCCCATCAGCTGTTCAGAACGAGTCTCGGGAGTGCAATGGGGAATCAAACTTGGCCGAAAGAAGTGCAGCACCACTAAGTACACCATTTCAAGGTAATAATTCACAAACACCTGTCTCGTCAGGTGTAGTTGGAGACCGGAGAATATCTTTAGGGCCTGGTGCTGGTTGTGCCGGTCTTGCTGCTCAACTGGAACAAGGATATCATCAGGCAAGGGAAGCTGTCAGGGCAAACAATGGTATAAAGGTTCTTTTGCATCTTCTTCACCCTCGGATGATCACACCTCCTGCTTCTCTTGACTGCATTAGGGCTCTGGCATGCCGTGTCTTGCTTGGCCTAGCTAGAGATGAAACAATTGCACATATACTGACAAAGCTGCAGGTAATTTACTAATTAGTGTCTTGCATCTGATGTTTGATACCAAAGGTTTAACCGGTTTTGGGTATTACTTGTGTTTACACTACATGAGAATATGcaacttattttctaatttgTATCACGTAGTTCAGGTCATACATGTGGCTTATTGGTTGACAAATATTTGTTTTAGAACTGGGATCTTATCTAGCTTGTTTTTTTTCCTAGTGTTCTTTTGTCTattggttctctctctctctctgcctttTATTTTGTCAGACAAATTACATGGATGTTTTCAATATAGGTAGAGTGGTTGGTTGATCTGTATCACTATTTTTCCAATATTTCAGGTGGGGAAGAAGCTGTCAGAGCTTATTCGAGATTCTGGCAGTCAGGCATCTGGAACCGGGCAGGGCaggtggcagactgagctggcccaagtggccatcGAGTTGATTGCCGTAAGTAAAAGAAGACTGACCCTTGCAGTCATCTGAACATTTATGGGGCATGCACGGACACCCACACACGCACCCCCCCACACCCTCCCCCACCCCAACACATATATATTGTGTAGCTAAAAGTGagcttatttttgtctgaatgtTGTTGTGCGGTCTTTAGTTCTTGTATATTTTCTTGTGGTTTTGCTGACTGTTATTGATACATTGTCTTGTTTTCCTATTTAAGTGTTCTTGGTTTACTTGATATCAATGAATATTACAGATCGTAACAAATTCTGGGCGGGCAAGCTCCTTGGCAGCCACTGATGCTGCTGCTCCTACACTGAGGCGCATTGAAAGAGCTGCAATAGCTGCAGCTACTCCTATTACTTATCATTCCAGGTCTCTGCAACATCTTTTATATGCAAAGAAGGTCTTTTGAAAGGTTATAAAATGTAGCAATCTGTTctcatatgattttttctttttctttttccttttttttttggtggggtacAGGGAGCTGTTACTGTTGATTCATGAACATCTCCAGGCATCTGGGTTAACAGCTACTGCTGCTTTGCTACAGAAGGAGGCTGACTTGACACCTCTGCCATCATTGGGAGTGTTGACACCTCCACTTCACCAAACTTCGGTCCAAGAAACTTCAAATGTACAACTTCAGTGGCCATCTGGCCGTGCACTCTGTGGCTTTCTCTCAGAGATAGTAAAGATGGCCCCACGAGAAGAGGATTCTGGTCTAAAGTCTGATTCAGCTATGCCTTTGTTGAAGAAGAAATCGCTGGTATTCTCCTCCAGTTTCTCACAGGGAAAAAGTCAGCCTCCATCACATTCATCCGTCACTAATAAAACATCCAGTGCCTTAAAAAGTCCATCTACACCTAATGGGAGAGCTGAAGCTCCATCTGTGTCTGTTCTGAAGTCCAGTACAGATGCGGAACCCGCATTTAAAACACCAATTTTGTTACCGATGAAACGAAAATTAATGGAATTGAAGGAATTGTTTTCCTCGTCACCAGCAAAGCGGCTTGCAACAACAGAGATTGCACTTCAGTCTCCAGTTAGTCAGACACCAAATTCTGGTCGTAGAATTTGTCTGCCAACAAATATGGCAGGTCTATCTCCTGTCGCAAGTTGTACTCCTCGAGTTCCTTTTAGTCGGACAACATTGAGCAGTGGCCTTGGGGACATTTCAGATGATTTTCAGTACCAGAGCACTTCTGGGGCACCAACAACACCAATGTCCTATCTTGGTCTGCCAGCTGACTCTCAATCTGGAAATGTTGAACGGATGACGCTTGACTCTTTGGTTGTGCAATACTTGAAGCACCAGCATCGGCAGTGTCCTGCTCCAATAACCACGCTGCCACCACTCTCTCTCTTGCACCCACATGTGTGTCCAGAACCTAGCCGAGACCTGAATGCGCCTGCAAATGTGACAGCGAGGGTAAGCACCTGTGAATTTAGGAAACATTATGGTGGGATCCATGCCAGCCGTAGAGACCGTCAATTTATCTACAGCAGGTTCAGGCCATGTCGGACATGCAGAGATGATACTGCCCTATTAACATGCATCACTTTTCTGGGAGATTCTTCTCGTATTGCAATTGGGTGCCACTCTAGTGAGCTAAAGATATTTGATGCAATTAATGGAAATGTATTGGATAGTCAGGCATGCCACCAAACTCCTGTTACTCTTGTTCAATCAGCCTTATCTGGTGGAAGTCAGCTGGTCCTTTCTTCAGGCTTATATGACGTAAGGTTATGGGATGCCACCAACATCTCTGGTGGGGCATTGCATTCATTTGAAGGATGCAAGGCTGCACGTTTTAGTAACTCAGGGACCATTTTTGCAGCCCTTTCATCAGACACGTCTCGTCGTGAGGTTCTTCTATATGATGTGCAGACCTGCAATATGGAGCTGAGTCTCCCTGATAGCTCAAATAGCCATACTGCCCCTGTACGAGGGCATGCACAGTCTCTTATACATTTCAGTCCTTCGGATACAATGTTATTATGGAACGGAGTCTTGTGGGATAGGCGGAGTGCAGTTGCTGTTCATCGATTTGACCAGTTCACAGACTATGGTGGAGGTGGATTTCATCCTGCTGGGAATGAGGTGTGAGCCTACTCTTAGCCACCTTTAGTAGCAAGTCTTATACTAAGATGCACATGCATGCATGCGTTCATTTAATTAATTAGCCTGTCGTTGCATATATTtgacataaatatatatgattgCGTATTTTAGTTGGCTTCTTTTGTATACATAATACATATTTAcatgtgtttgtgtgtgtatatgtatagagAGAGTTGGACTACAGACTTACGTGCTTAACTTCTAGTAAAAGATTCAGTTATTCGAAAATCAAAATTGGGTGATCCAAATCGGTGAACTGCAGCTTTGATCATGATATATGAAAGAAAAATGCCTAGAAACCAGATATTTAAGGTTCTGATGGTCTAGTACCTGTACATTTAGCCGGTCCAAAAGTAGACTAATGGCAACATGTTTTACTTTGTCTTAAGCATCAAATGTATggaatttcaatatgtttatgtATTAGGATGTGTAGATTATATTGATGGAGTTGATTTTCGATTTATATGTCTATCACATTTTTAACACACTAGCACAATTGGTACCATCCATTTTTCCGTTCACTTGCTTAAATAAGAGATCACTAATGCCGATGACCTTTTGTTTCTAGGAATTCATAGATCATGATCAACAGTGTGGATCTTCAATTTAAATGGCCCATCATTGTTTTTTAATTCTTAGACCTTTTTGATAGAGCTGTATAGATGGAATGGTTCTAATACATGTAGGGTGGAAAGAGTTTCATCCGCTTCCAAATTCAAACATGGGCAAGGTTGTTGCATGTGGCTGCCTAGGCTCATGGGCAAACCACTACCTAGGCAACTGGTGCTTTACAAGCTGTGAGGGGAGGTAGCTCCCTGAGCACGTAGGTTGGTGCCTAGTCAGGCACCTGATTTTAGGATGCTATTTTATGAGATAGGCACCTACTTATGATATTATTGATCACAGAAAATTCTAGCCATCTTTCTTGATGTATTTTATTTGCTAGTTGATAAGTCTGGGTGTATTCAATGAGCCATGGAATGTATTTGTCCTGGGAGTGCATATATCAAATGCTTTAGTGGCTACTCAAGATCAAAGCAGTCCATATTTGATGTTTTCTCGTCCACAGAATGACAACTGTCCATCAATCTCCCTTGCACTGCTTTTGTTTTTTGTATATGTTCTTGAAGACCCTACTGGATGTTTaatccaaggttttaaatcccatggaatGGAGGTGTCTCGGTATCTCCATGGAGCAGGACATCCTACTGTCCCATCCCATCCTGATAGCTGTCTCGGTCATGCATCCCGATAGATATTCTCCATGTctcccctcttctttttcttccttcctttctttttttcttttcttttacatttctttctttctttttcttccttctttttgtcatccctttttttttcctctttttcttattctttctttttttttcttccttttttccttcctttctttcttctcccttcccttcattctttcatttttctttttctttcctttcacttttctctttcttcatctttctttctttctttcctctttcttcttcttttcctgcaTGGATAGATTTCAGAGTCCCGACCCCATCCCGATCTCGTTTTCTTATAGGAACGGGACGGGACGGTCGGGACACTCCTTGTCCTGTGGGGACATAAAACCTTAGTTTAATCATAATATTAATAGCTTAAGTAGTTAACAACTTGTCATTTATGAATATGATTTTTTTCAAGTATTTGATATGAACTATGCGCATATACTCTCTCCTACTCTTGAGTGTGTTCTTGGCTGCCTAAGCCTTCTACCTAGTTTCATGGTGCCACTACCTTGGCATTTTGACAACCTTGATCATGGGGATTCCTATAATGTAGATATTAACTGTTTGGTATGATTTAGAAAGCTAAAGATGTCTACTAGCAAAGAATCATGTTTTGGAAATCTACTGCTTTACTGCTTAAGCATCAAGTTGCCAAAAAGCAATTTTTTTCCATTGCAAATAACTGTTAATTTGGGACAACTTGATGAATAAAAAAGGTTTCCAATGTACATGAACTTTTGATTATAAGCATTTTCAAATTGTAAATTAATTCCAATAATTTGTATTTTTATTTGCAAATCCCATCATTAAATTTTGTAGGTGTTGTAAAGTGTTCTTTTTCCACCTGTGAATTATAATTATCGTATATATGCATCTATATGGTTTTTTTCATCTTTGTCCATTGATAAGAAGCATGATAGTATTTAAAGTTAAATTAAGGTAGGTGGTACAAGAAAAAAGCTAGAGAGAAGGGATGAAATTATAGGGTGGCCCAATGCATGAGCCTCCCACCATTGCAAGTTCCAAGGAGGGTCATATGTGTGCAACCTTATCCCCATGTATGAAAAGTCTATTTCCGTGTTTCAAACCCATAACACTCGGGTAGTAATTCGAGCAATTTTATCATGGCACCAAGGCTCACCCATAGAAGAAATGAAATTatatattttctatctcaaaagctaatatatttttaaaaatgacTTACGATTTTGATGATGTAAATTTCTCAGAAATGAAATCATATTGAGGTAAAATCTATGTCATGAAAACCATGAGtcgtttttaaaaaatatgtcagCTTTGGAGTGTAGAAGATGTATACCCCAAGGTTGGAATACTcatgactcagacttgacttgCCTTCTACTAAGTTTTGAACTTGGACAAGTCAACTTGGCAACTAGGGCAAGCCATGTACTTCATACATGCatacattattatatatataacaccttttaataattaaattattggacTGATCTAAACATCtacaattaaatttaaatttaatatattctAATCCTTTCGGAATGAGGAGGAATATATAGTTTTTATTGATTCAATAGTGATATCTATATGTAAAACCAATTGGGAGACTAGCATTACCACAATGGTCATCCAACATTCCAGGTTATCAGAATTAATCATGTTCAAGTAATTTAGTCCATAACATATATAAACTTCGAATTAATAACAGAAAAAACATCAAAGTATTCATCTTCTTGCTCTAGTCTTTCAGACAAAAAATCACAGTCTTCTGTAGTTGTTGTTGGTAGAGGAATAGGATCCTGTTTTCGTATCACTTGGTTGACCCCCAACTCCCACAATCATGTCTTTATGCTCTTGTTTGTCATCAATACTGTTGTCATTGTATAACCCCGTGACAAACTCAGTGACAACTCGGTCTACTTGAGTGACAACTTGGTCTAACTCGGCCAAGTCATGGCCTTGTGAGACAAAAACAGAGAACATGAATCAGTCATCTTTTTTGGCTCGCCGATTTGAGTTAGTCCTGAAAGAGTGGCAAAACTCATCATgtttcattcaattttttttgtagTAGCCAAATTGTCTACACTTTTGACTTGGTAGCCTTAGTTTTGACTCGACTTAGCAGGGCCATAAGTGACTCGCTTTGTTGTCCAACCTTGATATACCTCCACCATCTTGCAGGCTTTATTTTGGACAAGTGTATCACCCTTCAATCTTGATATACCTCCACCGCTTTATTTTGGACAAATGTATCACCCAAGGAATGCCGTACCGGACTGAATCGTCCGGTACGGGGTTTACCGAACCACCTGGTATGGGATGTACCGAACCGGATTGGTGGCCAGTCGATCTACTTCGGCCATTTTTTTCGAAAAATAGGTCCGAACCGTACCGAACCGGCACGTTCGGTACGGTCCATACCGCCCAAAACTGGGCATATGGCTCGGTACGGTCGGTTCGGTTTGGCGTTGAACTGAACCGTACCGACATAAATCAGATGGGGGGTGGGGGAGGTGTGGTGGGGTCTGGGCTGTCATTTAGTGACAGCCCAGATGCTTTGTCTGAGAGACCCGAGAGCTctctcagagaactcccgagCTCTTAGGCGTTCGACGATAtgcgaaaaaaattagaaaaaaaaaattctatcaaattGCAGCACTGGTTCGAGGAGACGCTGATTTTTGGCTGGAAGAAAAGTAATGTAttattcttttagtaaatattttatattttatatttttgttgttaaaaaaaggataagaaaataagatgtatgaaaataagagaaaatcatgtcaaaattttgtgattttggtatgatttgatcatatgtgatagatctttgaaagatctacatgatgacagTAAAATCGTTGAtttcattattatatatattttaaatatgtatatatttatttataaaaaaattattaaaaaaataaattcaaaaaataaaaaaatcagagtttcagaatcatgtttagaatgattcaagttaCTTAAACCTAATCttggatttttttgaaatttttaaaattaaaaaatattttataattatttaaataataaaaaatattatcaaataaaaaatatataaaattagtattatattattgttaattcaaaaatattatttgaagcatataacatatttttttgaatttatgagttttaaaattattattgaaattttttttgaatttatatataatattttttaataattattaaactgtcgtgttttgttatacttgcagaaatgagtaagaagaaaaatTCAGAGCGTGACATTGATTGGGATCATGGCAAAATGCTCTCGGCTTGACATCATTGAAATGCAAATGGTGTAATACAGAGTTCAAAGGAGGATGACTAGGTTGAACCAGCACCTGACTGGTGGTTATCTTGATGTGTCCATGTGTTGGAAATATCCACAGGAGGTCCGACAGTTGATGAAGAAGCACTTcgctgattcgaaagcagcgaaggaaaggaCAAAGCAGAAGAAGACGGAAGTAGACCGTCGAGCTACAGAGCCATCTTcctatcactctagagagtcagaggcgACTTCCACTCCAGATGATGAGGCACAAATTGAGGCACCATTTAGGCGAGCTTGGCTGATCAGTACCGATAGGAGGAGATGGCAGGTATACAGAACGATTTGGACCATCATGCTATGAATCAGGGTCTGCATCAGCGATCAGTGGGAGAGAATTCGAGTTCAGGAGGACTATCTCAGTCAGAGAGTTCGGTGGTAGAGGGAGTAGACAGCATGTCATCTTTGTTGGAGCTATTGGCAGTAGGTCTTCTAGAGATATTTTAGCAGGAGCCACCATCCATGATTTGGATCTACNNNNNNNNNNNNNNNNNNNNNNNNNNNNNNNNNNNNNNNNNNNNNNNNNNNNNNNNNNNNNNNNNNNNNNNNNNNNNNNNNNNNNNNNNNNNNNNNNNNNattatttaaaattaaatttatagcgACGGCAACCAAATAAGTCGTTGCTAATAAGTCGTCAGCCTTTTAACGATGGATTAGTTTCCATCGTAACACGTGTACTATTAGCGACAGCTTATTTGCCATCGCTTATATACTATTTTTGTGCTGATAAACACTTAGGAAATTCAAAATGGGAACAAGACAACTACTACTTCAGTACTTGATTACTAGGTATGGGACCATCTTTTTGAGTGGCAACATAGTACTCAATATATATTGGTGttttgaagaattaaaaatttaaaattttcaccaaCCAATTCCAAACAAACCCTAAGGTTTGAATTGTTTAGTCTACATTGGATAGGAAAAAAGTCGAAAAGGGTTTATATTGAAAACTCTTCTCTTGGGCTTTGTAAAGTTTTAGGCCAAACACATACGTACGCATGGATCCAACTTGGCTCGGATGTGATCGCACTGTACCCGCATCTGCGGCATGGCAAGGCTCAcattttttctctatttattttttgaatgattactactattttttcttatttaatttgagataaatatcatattttaatgttGCTTTTTTGCCTATTGATTTTTACCCATTAGATCGATTAGTGATTTTCTTAATGTTGGATTAGCCCAAACTGCTAGTTCTTGGGCCTTTAGTAGGGTGTTTGTGTAAGCAAGAAAAAACATTCTCTCCTCTTCTAATCTTATCCCTTATTTGATTATCTtcttctctctactctctctcatTCTCTTCATAGTCGTGCCACAAGAGAGGTCACATGTTGTATC
Above is a genomic segment from Elaeis guineensis isolate ETL-2024a chromosome 1, EG11, whole genome shotgun sequence containing:
- the LOC140850927 gene encoding DDB1- and CUL4-associated factor homolog 1-like, coding for MEEGASSEAAAAAVVAETVEAAEAAALSEEARGENEDEALLTQAQKLISKIVASQANPNPRLLHTLATMLEAQESRYVQESGSSSFNNARASHSIGRLCNLVRENDEFYEATSSKFLSESTYSVTIHSAAARILLSCSLAWMYPHVFDDAVLDNIKTWVMEDPVISGDEYNWSQELGSNKPTDSEMRRTYATGLLAISLTGGAQVVEDILTSGLSAKLMHYLRIRVLGEASSSQRDASFPTEARPTKSREENRGRSRQVIDTSHLDSPRIADEAFLGDASADRNIAIRQVHGEVCWADDGESLKSELTDSSSEVVGTCDMVEEDANLSCDGCQKRSLLDGKSKYGDRHVADRSSRDEDADENVRDDSSRRRFNMEWSRTRGKGMSNEGSLENKLIIPSPSSRLQSGGIVWGSCDRNIPKNEEIKKVVDMKENARGIDGDAFVVGEDNDDRFRECNVGSRDISEMVKKATRAAEAEARAANAPAEAIKAAGDAAAELVQTAALEVWKNTSDEEAAVFAASEAASTVVDAAIATEVSRSCGKVDEDLMDAKAVVPKEDEELEDFIILDGESLAQLREKYCIQCLEILGEYVEALGPILHEKGVDVCLALLQRNFKEEAPDHLALLPEVLKLICALAAHRKFAALFVDRGGIQKLLSVRRVSQNFFGLSSCLFTIGTLQGVMERVCALPSNVVNQVVDLALQLLECSVDQARKNAAIFFASAFVFRAVLDSFDTQEGLQKMLNLLHGAASIRSGGNSGTLGMPNVNIRNGRSPAEVLTTSEKQIAYHTCVALRQYFRAHLLLLVDSLRPNKSSRGVARSNPSARAAYKPLDISNEAMDSVFLQIQRDRKLGPAFVRARWPVVDKFLASNGHITMLELCQAPPVERYLHDLAQYALGVLHVVTFVPYSRKLIVNATLSNARVGMAVILDAANGAGYVDPEVIQPALNVLVNLVCPPPSISNKLPVPAQGQQSASAQTLNGPSENRERHSERYVSDRSVPSAVQNESRECNGESNLAERSAAPLSTPFQGNNSQTPVSSGVVGDRRISLGPGAGCAGLAAQLEQGYHQAREAVRANNGIKVLLHLLHPRMITPPASLDCIRALACRVLLGLARDETIAHILTKLQVGKKLSELIRDSGSQASGTGQGRWQTELAQVAIELIAIVTNSGRASSLAATDAAAPTLRRIERAAIAAATPITYHSRELLLLIHEHLQASGLTATAALLQKEADLTPLPSLGVLTPPLHQTSVQETSNVQLQWPSGRALCGFLSEIVKMAPREEDSGLKSDSAMPLLKKKSLVFSSSFSQGKSQPPSHSSVTNKTSSALKSPSTPNGRAEAPSVSVLKSSTDAEPAFKTPILLPMKRKLMELKELFSSSPAKRLATTEIALQSPVSQTPNSGRRICLPTNMAGLSPVASCTPRVPFSRTTLSSGLGDISDDFQYQSTSGAPTTPMSYLGLPADSQSGNVERMTLDSLVVQYLKHQHRQCPAPITTLPPLSLLHPHVCPEPSRDLNAPANVTARVSTCEFRKHYGGIHASRRDRQFIYSRFRPCRTCRDDTALLTCITFLGDSSRIAIGCHSSELKIFDAINGNVLDSQACHQTPVTLVQSALSGGSQLVLSSGLYDVRLWDATNISGGALHSFEGCKAARFSNSGTIFAALSSDTSRREVLLYDVQTCNMELSLPDSSNSHTAPVRGHAQSLIHFSPSDTMLLWNGVLWDRRSAVAVHRFDQFTDYGGGGFHPAGNEV